A genome region from Deinococcus sp. KNUC1210 includes the following:
- the rpsF gene encoding 30S ribosomal protein S6, whose translation MNQYDLNLILNPSLSAEQIQTEKEYIENAVRGAGAEIAKLDDVGNRRLAYAVQKEREGYYLMYTIKAQGNPETAIAASLRLRDHVRRVLVVKDRPEWKTKKA comes from the coding sequence ATGAACCAGTACGACTTGAACCTGATCCTGAATCCCAGCCTGAGCGCTGAGCAGATCCAGACCGAGAAGGAGTACATCGAGAACGCCGTGCGCGGAGCCGGAGCCGAGATCGCCAAGCTGGACGACGTCGGCAACCGCCGCCTCGCCTACGCTGTGCAGAAGGAGCGCGAGGGCTACTACCTGATGTACACCATCAAGGCCCAGGGCAATCCCGAAACCGCCATCGCCGCGAGCCTGCGCCTGCGCGACCACGTCCGCCGCGTCCTGGTGGTCAAAGACCGCCCGGAGTGGAAGACCAAGAAAGCCTGA
- the ssb gene encoding single-stranded DNA-binding protein: MARGMNHIYLIGVLARDPELRYTPSGVAVYEATIAGEDHVAGNDGKERQLPWYHRVSILGKPAEWQSERNLRAGDAVLVEGTLDYSSWDAPEGGKRSMVKVKALRMEQLGYAPETTQDAGGGVRMHGGMNQVMVVGNLTRDPDLRYTPAGDAVLGLSLAVNETWKDRQGQQQEKVHWLDATLWRDLAEASKDLHKGDPVLITGRLTNESWTDKDGNKRNNTKIEATRVEALSRGAAPGTATTPAAPRQATASAARPQPSRAAASSAQGSRSGGLDIDSGLQDFPPEEDLPF, from the coding sequence ATGGCCCGTGGAATGAATCACATTTACCTGATCGGCGTTCTCGCCCGCGACCCGGAACTGCGCTACACCCCCAGCGGCGTGGCGGTCTATGAAGCCACCATTGCCGGAGAGGATCATGTCGCCGGAAACGACGGCAAAGAGCGGCAGCTTCCCTGGTATCACCGTGTCAGCATTCTCGGCAAACCCGCCGAATGGCAATCCGAGCGCAATCTGCGTGCCGGAGACGCTGTGCTGGTGGAAGGCACGCTCGACTACAGCAGTTGGGACGCGCCCGAAGGCGGCAAGCGCAGCATGGTGAAGGTCAAGGCCCTGCGAATGGAGCAGCTCGGCTACGCGCCCGAGACCACCCAGGATGCAGGAGGCGGTGTCCGTATGCACGGCGGGATGAATCAGGTGATGGTGGTGGGCAATCTGACCCGCGACCCCGACCTGCGTTACACCCCTGCCGGAGACGCGGTCCTCGGCTTGTCCTTGGCTGTGAACGAAACCTGGAAGGACCGTCAGGGACAGCAGCAGGAGAAGGTGCACTGGCTCGACGCGACGTTATGGCGCGATCTGGCCGAGGCGTCCAAAGACCTGCACAAAGGTGATCCGGTGCTGATTACAGGCCGCCTGACCAATGAAAGCTGGACCGACAAAGACGGCAACAAGCGCAACAACACCAAGATAGAAGCGACCCGAGTCGAAGCTCTTTCCCGAGGTGCGGCTCCCGGAACCGCCACCACCCCCGCAGCGCCCCGTCAGGCCACGGCGAGCGCGGCGCGTCCGCAACCATCGCGGGCGGCAGCTAGTTCTGCACAGGGGTCCCGTTCGGGAGGGCTGGACATTGACAGCGGCCTCCAAGACTTTCCCCCGGAAGAAGACCTGCCCTTTTAA
- the rplI gene encoding 50S ribosomal protein L9, producing the protein MNVILLEPGRLGKTGDVVSVKDGYARNYLLPRELALPATTANMKTLEARIKSRQKSLAKEKAEAERLAGQMEGLTLNLHVRAGEGKIYGAVTHADVAEALSQQGFDVDRRRLDMPKTLKDVGEYDITYRAHPEVIIPIKLAVHAQK; encoded by the coding sequence ATGAACGTCATTTTGCTGGAGCCGGGTCGCCTCGGCAAGACCGGCGACGTGGTGAGCGTGAAGGACGGCTACGCCCGCAATTACCTGCTCCCCCGTGAGCTGGCACTGCCCGCGACCACCGCCAACATGAAGACGCTGGAAGCCCGCATCAAGTCGCGCCAGAAGTCGCTCGCCAAGGAGAAGGCCGAGGCCGAGCGCCTGGCCGGACAGATGGAAGGTCTGACGCTGAACCTGCACGTGCGTGCGGGCGAAGGCAAGATCTACGGCGCAGTGACCCATGCCGACGTTGCCGAGGCGCTGTCTCAGCAGGGCTTCGACGTGGACCGCCGCCGTCTGGATATGCCCAAGACCCTGAAGGACGTGGGCGAGTACGACATCACCTACCGCGCCCACCCGGAAGTCATCATTCCGATCAAGCTCGCGGTGCACGCTCAGAAGTAA
- a CDS encoding response regulator translates to MPRILVVDDDAAILKLVSVILARVGHEVRTSSHPVEALELLQVFIPELIISDVVMPYMTGLEFLEEVRKHEKLASVPFMLLSSHAERGDVRRGMNLGADDYLPKPFTPQDLTTAVDARMRRAGLSQQEGTALEARALGTAQVSWKGETVQWVSRKALELFFYLLEHREVSSWEAAEALWPEKDEARASSLFHTTLHRLRKSLDNDAVGSSNRRYTLSGELNPEYDVKRFERLADQADAGRLGLEELRELVGLYGTFLPGVDSPWADDVRSRLEQRQLGILSLAARLAGESGKAKDAAQFYQRSLTIDPLSEAGWDGLAKALDQTGDPRARLAMRREAWWITDMD, encoded by the coding sequence ATGCCGCGAATCCTGGTGGTGGACGACGACGCCGCCATTCTGAAACTGGTCAGTGTCATTCTGGCCCGTGTTGGTCATGAGGTACGCACGTCCAGCCACCCGGTCGAGGCGCTGGAACTGCTGCAGGTCTTCATTCCCGAGCTGATTATCAGCGACGTGGTGATGCCGTACATGACCGGCCTGGAGTTTCTGGAAGAGGTGCGTAAACACGAGAAACTGGCGTCGGTGCCGTTCATGCTGCTGTCGAGTCACGCCGAGCGCGGTGACGTGCGCCGGGGCATGAATCTGGGAGCCGACGACTACCTGCCCAAGCCTTTCACCCCGCAGGACCTGACCACCGCCGTCGATGCCCGCATGCGCCGCGCCGGGCTGTCGCAGCAGGAAGGCACCGCGCTGGAGGCCCGCGCACTGGGTACCGCTCAGGTCAGCTGGAAGGGCGAAACGGTGCAGTGGGTATCGCGCAAGGCCCTGGAGCTGTTCTTCTATCTGCTGGAGCACCGCGAGGTGAGCAGCTGGGAAGCCGCCGAGGCGCTGTGGCCCGAGAAGGACGAGGCCCGCGCCAGCAGCCTGTTTCATACCACGCTGCACCGCCTGCGAAAATCGCTCGACAACGACGCGGTGGGCAGCAGCAACCGCCGCTACACGCTCTCGGGCGAGCTGAATCCGGAATATGACGTGAAGCGCTTTGAACGTCTGGCAGACCAGGCCGACGCAGGCAGGCTGGGTCTGGAAGAGCTGCGCGAACTGGTCGGACTGTACGGCACCTTCCTGCCGGGCGTCGATTCGCCGTGGGCTGACGATGTTCGCAGCCGACTGGAGCAGCGGCAGCTCGGCATTCTGAGTCTGGCGGCGCGACTGGCGGGCGAATCGGGCAAGGCCAAAGACGCCGCGCAGTTTTATCAGCGCTCGCTCACCATCGATCCGCTGAGCGAGGCGGGCTGGGACGGGCTGGCAAAGGCGCTCGATCAGACCGGCGATCCACGTGCCCGTCTGGCGATGCGCCGCGAAGCATGGTGGATCACCGACATGGACTGA
- the rpsR gene encoding 30S ribosomal protein S18 translates to MTQAERKPRAKGPKRPRKPKVDPFAIGELEITDYKDVKMLRRFVSDTGKILPRRRTGLSTKHQRRIAQTIKLARQLALLPYTEKLVRK, encoded by the coding sequence ATGACCCAAGCAGAGCGTAAACCCAGGGCCAAGGGGCCGAAGCGCCCCCGCAAGCCCAAGGTCGATCCGTTCGCCATCGGCGAGCTGGAAATCACCGACTACAAAGACGTGAAGATGCTGCGCCGCTTCGTGAGCGACACCGGCAAGATTCTGCCCCGCCGCCGCACCGGTCTTTCGACCAAGCACCAGCGCCGCATCGCGCAGACCATCAAGCTGGCACGTCAGCTGGCCCTGCTGCCCTACACCGAGAAGCTGGTGCGTAAATGA
- a CDS encoding C1 family peptidase: MNSTKKQASTTPTAAPRHPVQASRARTLLGRLTLLTALGASGAGAQTTLSHAAPATLAQTTVAQTRTTTTLQQVPAVRFQTADLSKLLLQAPEFGSAAASLLPSALKLDQAGFSKWLQPGNTAQFVTAAQLQANQAAETQRFNVNLQTTSNLLAQRPEFATLLQLAKTAPFEEPVLDVQTKSGPLNVRLMSPAVGLSYAAGTLVNARAEVQRSTTAFNEQNARALNISPAVLQTVNTNAGAAQNGVSETIRQAVTTSFKVNANLVSQIGALLQSEGQGNELDESTAAGCGASSNGIYRAVNFPLRRYLPTVKSQGSRGTCWSFATVSTTETLINKMFGKRVNLSEEDYVANIKINYRTPNGADGDDTRDAVTRADSANYRFAFENAWQYNQSWSRVATETPKNSGVWKYASTCTNYPYAATQCSDTVHQAPSACILVGGKTSCGFQIPQSRSAYRPDASSLHDLWNFDQRDASLFWMALAVRLGTPIMLVHDARYLQPNADGFVADLPYNAVSHKDANGNSVKNGSADVAWWNHVAELVGYVTNDELHAALPSAPSGAGGGYFILKNSWGTCFGDGGYVYLPWNWMNKYSGAALTGLSVKN; encoded by the coding sequence ATGAACAGCACGAAGAAGCAGGCCAGCACCACACCCACCGCCGCGCCGCGTCATCCCGTCCAGGCCAGCAGAGCACGCACCCTGTTGGGCCGCCTGACCCTGCTAACTGCACTGGGGGCCTCGGGCGCAGGTGCCCAGACCACCCTGAGCCATGCGGCACCCGCCACTCTTGCCCAGACCACGGTGGCTCAGACCAGAACCACCACCACGCTCCAGCAGGTGCCCGCCGTGCGGTTTCAGACGGCCGACCTGAGCAAACTGCTGCTGCAGGCACCCGAGTTTGGAAGCGCCGCCGCGTCGCTGCTGCCCAGCGCCCTGAAGCTCGATCAGGCCGGATTCTCAAAATGGCTGCAACCCGGCAACACCGCCCAGTTCGTCACGGCGGCGCAGCTTCAGGCCAATCAGGCCGCCGAGACGCAGCGCTTCAACGTCAACCTCCAGACCACCAGCAATCTGCTGGCCCAGCGCCCGGAATTCGCCACGCTGCTGCAACTGGCAAAAACTGCCCCCTTCGAGGAACCGGTGCTGGACGTGCAGACCAAATCCGGCCCGCTGAACGTGCGGCTGATGAGTCCGGCGGTGGGCCTGAGCTACGCAGCGGGCACGCTCGTGAATGCCCGCGCCGAGGTGCAGCGCTCGACCACCGCCTTCAACGAGCAGAACGCCCGCGCCCTGAATATCAGCCCGGCGGTGCTGCAAACGGTCAACACCAACGCCGGAGCGGCTCAGAACGGTGTCAGCGAGACGATCCGGCAGGCGGTCACGACCAGCTTCAAGGTCAATGCCAATCTGGTGTCTCAGATCGGAGCGCTGCTTCAGTCGGAAGGCCAGGGCAACGAACTCGACGAGTCCACGGCGGCAGGCTGCGGGGCCAGCAGCAACGGCATCTACCGCGCCGTGAACTTTCCGCTGCGCCGCTACCTGCCCACCGTCAAGTCGCAGGGTTCACGCGGCACCTGCTGGAGCTTCGCCACGGTATCGACCACCGAGACACTCATCAACAAGATGTTCGGCAAGCGCGTCAATCTGAGTGAAGAGGACTACGTCGCCAACATCAAGATCAATTACCGCACTCCCAACGGGGCCGACGGCGACGATACCCGCGATGCCGTGACGCGGGCAGATAGCGCCAACTACCGCTTCGCCTTCGAGAATGCCTGGCAGTACAACCAGAGCTGGAGCCGCGTCGCCACCGAGACGCCCAAGAATTCCGGCGTCTGGAAGTACGCGAGCACCTGCACCAACTATCCGTATGCCGCGACCCAGTGCAGCGACACGGTGCATCAGGCTCCCAGCGCCTGCATCCTGGTGGGCGGCAAGACGAGCTGCGGGTTCCAGATTCCCCAGAGCCGCAGCGCCTACCGCCCCGACGCCAGCAGCCTGCACGACCTGTGGAATTTCGATCAGCGCGACGCCTCGCTCTTCTGGATGGCACTCGCGGTGCGGCTGGGCACGCCGATCATGCTCGTTCACGACGCCCGCTACCTTCAGCCCAACGCCGACGGCTTCGTGGCCGACCTGCCCTATAATGCCGTCTCGCACAAAGACGCCAACGGCAATTCGGTCAAGAACGGCTCGGCAGATGTGGCGTGGTGGAATCATGTGGCCGAACTGGTCGGCTACGTCACCAACGACGAACTGCACGCCGCGCTTCCCAGCGCTCCCAGCGGGGCGGGCGGCGGGTACTTCATCCTGAAAAACTCGTGGGGAACGTGCTTTGGTGACGGCGGCTACGTGTACCTGCCCTGGAACTGGATGAATAAGTATTCCGGCGCGGCCCTGACCGGCCTGTCGGTCAAGAACTGA